A single Streptomyces sp. 2114.4 DNA region contains:
- the mshA gene encoding D-inositol-3-phosphate glycosyltransferase, with translation MSPHVSRLRSRPHGQFPGQARLRLPGSARRPRRVAMLSVHTSPLHQPGTGDAGGMNVYIVELARKLASINIEVEIFTRATTGTLPPSVELAPGVLVRHVDAGPYEGLAKEELPAQLCAFTHGVMQAWAGHRPGYYDLVHSHYWLSGHVGWLAAERWGVPLVHAMHTMAKVKNAALAAGDAPEPAARVIGETQIVRAADRLIANTAEEADELVRHYEAEPGKVAVVHPGVNLDRFRPTGGEVAESRAAARARLGLPQDAVIPLFAGRIQPLKAPDILLRAAAALLDEDPSLRSRMVVPVVGGPSGSGLAKPEGLQKLAARLGIADLVQFRPPVGQEQLADWYRAASVLVMPSYSESFGLVAIEAQACGTPVIAAAVGGLPVAVRDGVSGFLVSGHDPADYARALGRFIADPALSARMGTDAARHAQSFGWDTAAAATGDVYTAAMQEHRRHLRSLHG, from the coding sequence GTGAGCCCACACGTGTCCCGGCTCCGCAGTCGGCCGCACGGCCAGTTCCCGGGCCAGGCCCGCCTGCGCCTGCCCGGCAGCGCACGCCGTCCGCGCCGGGTGGCGATGCTCAGCGTCCACACCTCTCCGCTGCACCAGCCCGGTACGGGCGACGCCGGCGGTATGAACGTCTATATCGTCGAGCTGGCCAGGAAGCTCGCCTCGATCAACATCGAGGTGGAGATCTTCACCCGCGCCACCACCGGCACCCTCCCGCCCTCCGTCGAGCTCGCCCCCGGCGTCCTCGTACGGCATGTGGACGCCGGCCCGTACGAGGGCCTGGCCAAGGAGGAGCTGCCCGCCCAGCTGTGCGCCTTCACCCATGGCGTGATGCAGGCCTGGGCCGGTCACCGCCCCGGTTATTACGACCTGGTGCACTCCCACTACTGGCTCTCCGGCCATGTCGGCTGGCTGGCCGCCGAGCGCTGGGGCGTCCCGCTGGTGCACGCCATGCACACCATGGCCAAGGTCAAGAATGCCGCGCTGGCCGCCGGCGACGCCCCCGAGCCGGCCGCCCGGGTGATCGGCGAGACACAGATCGTCCGGGCCGCCGACCGCCTGATAGCCAACACCGCCGAGGAGGCGGACGAACTCGTCCGGCATTACGAGGCCGAGCCCGGCAAGGTCGCCGTGGTGCACCCCGGGGTCAACCTCGACCGCTTCCGGCCCACCGGCGGCGAGGTCGCCGAGAGCCGGGCCGCCGCCCGCGCCCGCCTCGGCCTGCCGCAGGACGCGGTCATCCCGCTGTTCGCCGGCCGAATACAGCCGCTGAAGGCGCCCGACATCCTGCTGCGGGCCGCCGCCGCCCTGCTGGACGAGGACCCCTCGCTGCGCTCCCGGATGGTCGTGCCCGTGGTCGGCGGGCCCAGCGGCAGCGGCCTGGCCAAGCCCGAGGGGCTGCAGAAGCTGGCCGCCCGGCTCGGCATCGCCGACCTGGTGCAGTTCCGCCCGCCGGTCGGCCAGGAACAGCTCGCCGACTGGTACCGCGCCGCATCCGTGCTGGTCATGCCCTCGTACAGCGAATCCTTCGGACTGGTCGCCATCGAGGCCCAGGCCTGTGGGACCCCGGTCATCGCGGCCGCGGTCGGCGGTCTGCCGGTGGCCGTGCGCGACGGCGTCAGCGGCTTCCTCGTCAGCGGCCACGACCCGGCCGACTACGCCCGCGCGCTCGGCCGCTTCATCGCGGACCCGGCCCTGTCCGCCCGGATGGGCACCGACGCCGCCCGGCACGCCCAGTCCTTCGGCTGGGACACCGCCGCCGCGGCCACGGGCGACGTCTACACCGCCGCCATGCAGGAGCACCGCCGTCACCTACGATCCCTCCATGGGTGA
- a CDS encoding hydrolase, with the protein MRGSGGRRARRLVVAGALVVAGVLVAVPAGVRKAAGVAGADGAAMVAGADGAAGADGVAGPGGGAPRVPADGPPADAMTLPAPTGRYRVGTVALHLTHRSRTDPWAGGQTHRELMVSIRYPARAGAGRYPPAPQLSAREAAAFDARNNFSEQVPPGKVQWAATRTSAHAGAPLAAGRPSRRWLPVVLYSPGVVDPRSFGSTLCDELASRGYAVVTIDHTYEAPAVEFPDGRLARSVLATELAKAQKSGRITELLKKVSGVRVADVRFVLDELAERGAASPVPAGLRRALDLRAVGMFGQSAGGFTAAQTLHDDRRIKAAVNLDGVMGYTQRDDDPANPSTVGREGVDRPLLLMGMAGNTHHTVASWGAVWRHSTGTWLRDLTLRGSRHASYTDAEALVPQIARRVGLPRTAVTALIGTVDPARAVAAQRAYVSAFFDRWLRGRDDGGLLDRPSGRFPEVEFVR; encoded by the coding sequence GTGCGCGGTTCAGGGGGGCGGAGGGCCCGGCGGTTGGTGGTGGCCGGGGCGCTGGTGGTGGCGGGGGTGCTGGTCGCGGTGCCGGCGGGAGTCCGGAAGGCTGCCGGGGTGGCAGGGGCGGACGGGGCTGCCATGGTGGCAGGGGCGGACGGAGCTGCCGGAGCGGACGGGGTGGCCGGGCCCGGGGGCGGGGCTCCTCGGGTACCGGCCGACGGGCCCCCGGCCGATGCCATGACGCTGCCCGCGCCCACCGGCCGGTACCGCGTCGGTACGGTCGCGCTTCACCTGACCCACCGGTCACGCACCGATCCATGGGCCGGCGGGCAGACGCACCGGGAGTTGATGGTGAGCATCCGGTACCCGGCGCGGGCGGGTGCCGGGCGGTATCCGCCCGCGCCTCAGCTGTCGGCGCGCGAGGCGGCGGCGTTCGACGCGCGGAACAACTTCTCGGAGCAGGTGCCGCCGGGGAAGGTGCAGTGGGCGGCAACCCGTACCTCTGCGCATGCGGGGGCGCCCCTGGCCGCGGGCCGGCCCTCCCGGCGGTGGCTGCCGGTGGTGCTCTACTCCCCCGGCGTCGTCGATCCGCGCTCGTTCGGCAGCACGCTCTGCGACGAATTGGCCTCCCGCGGCTACGCGGTGGTCACCATCGACCACACCTACGAGGCGCCCGCCGTGGAGTTCCCGGACGGACGGCTGGCGCGCAGCGTGCTGGCGACGGAGTTGGCGAAGGCGCAGAAGAGCGGGCGGATCACGGAGTTGCTGAAAAAGGTCAGCGGGGTGCGGGTGGCCGATGTCCGCTTCGTCCTCGATGAATTGGCCGAGCGGGGAGCCGCCTCGCCGGTGCCCGCCGGCCTCCGGCGGGCGCTGGATCTGCGTGCCGTCGGGATGTTCGGGCAGTCGGCCGGCGGGTTCACGGCGGCGCAGACGCTGCATGACGACCGGCGGATCAAAGCCGCGGTGAACCTGGACGGAGTGATGGGCTACACCCAGCGGGACGACGACCCCGCGAACCCGTCGACGGTCGGACGCGAGGGCGTGGACCGGCCGTTGCTGCTGATGGGGATGGCGGGGAACACCCATCACACGGTGGCGTCCTGGGGCGCGGTGTGGCGGCACAGTACGGGCACCTGGCTACGGGACCTGACGCTGCGCGGCAGCAGGCACGCCAGTTATACGGATGCGGAGGCGCTGGTGCCGCAGATCGCGCGACGGGTGGGGCTGCCGCGCACGGCGGTGACGGCGCTGATCGGGACGGTCGACCCGGCGCGGGCGGTCGCGGCGCAGCGGGCGTACGTTTCCGCGTTCTTCGACCGGTGGCTGCGCGGGCGGGACGACGGCGGGCTGCTGGACAGGCCCTCGGGGCGGTTTCCGGAGGTGGAGTTCGTGCGGTGA
- a CDS encoding phosphoglyceromutase — MADAPYKLILLRHGESEWNAKNLFTGWVDVNLNEKGEKEAVRGGELLKDAGLLPDVVHTSLQKRAIRTAQLALESADRHWIPVHRSWRLNERHYGALQGKDKAQTLAEFGEEQFMLWRRSYDTPPPALDRDAEYSQFSDPRYAGLPPELRPQTECLKDVVVRMLPYWFDGIVPDLRAGKTVLVAAHGNSLRALVKHLDGISDEDIAGLNIPTGIPLAYDLDADFRPLKPGGTYLDPEAAKAAIEAVKNQGKKK; from the coding sequence ATGGCCGACGCACCGTACAAGCTGATCCTCCTCCGCCACGGCGAGAGCGAGTGGAACGCGAAGAACCTGTTCACCGGCTGGGTGGACGTCAACCTCAACGAGAAGGGCGAGAAGGAGGCAGTCCGCGGCGGAGAGCTGCTGAAGGACGCCGGCCTGCTCCCCGACGTAGTGCACACCTCCCTCCAGAAGCGCGCCATCCGCACCGCGCAGCTGGCCCTGGAGTCCGCCGACCGGCACTGGATCCCGGTCCACCGCAGCTGGCGGCTGAACGAGCGCCACTACGGTGCGCTGCAGGGCAAGGACAAGGCGCAGACGCTGGCCGAGTTCGGCGAGGAGCAGTTCATGCTCTGGCGCCGCTCGTACGACACCCCGCCGCCCGCGCTCGACCGTGACGCCGAGTACTCGCAGTTCTCCGACCCGCGCTACGCCGGCCTCCCGCCGGAGCTGCGCCCGCAGACGGAGTGCCTGAAGGACGTCGTCGTCCGCATGCTCCCGTACTGGTTCGACGGCATCGTCCCGGACCTCCGCGCCGGCAAGACGGTCCTGGTCGCGGCCCACGGCAACTCGCTGCGCGCCCTGGTCAAGCACCTCGACGGCATCTCCGACGAGGACATCGCCGGCCTGAACATCCCCACCGGCATCCCGCTCGCCTACGACCTGGACGCCGACTTCCGCCCGCTCAAGCCCGGCGGCACCTACCTCGACCCGGAGGCCGCCAAGGCCGCCATCGAGGCAGTGAAGAACCAGGGCAAGAAGAAGTAA
- a CDS encoding trans-aconitate 2-methyltransferase, whose protein sequence is MTDNDHTHDGNPTQSVNHTHTHGHAHGHTHGHTPDPDFDWAAMADLLELEGETHSPYVQQALAELTHLAPRRILDIGSGPGVAACRLAATFPQADVTAVDGAPELLARAGERAGRLGVRLRTQQADFPTGLAGLGPADLVWSGQALHHVGDQQGVVKQLAGLLEPGGVLAVVEGGLPARWLPRDLGFGRPGLQERLDAAQADRFSRMRAELPGSVAVVEDWPGMLRAAGLTDARSRTFLVDHPAPLADGPRQFARHSLERSRQTLAEILNAEDRSTLDRLLDPADPAGIDRRTDLFLLTAKTVHFGTAA, encoded by the coding sequence ATGACCGACAACGACCACACCCACGACGGCAACCCCACTCAGAGCGTCAACCACACCCACACCCACGGCCACGCTCACGGACACACCCACGGCCACACCCCCGACCCCGACTTCGACTGGGCCGCCATGGCCGACCTGCTGGAGCTGGAGGGCGAGACGCACAGCCCCTACGTCCAGCAGGCCCTCGCCGAGCTGACGCACCTCGCCCCCCGCCGGATCCTGGACATCGGCAGCGGACCGGGCGTCGCGGCCTGCCGACTGGCCGCGACGTTCCCGCAGGCCGACGTCACCGCGGTGGACGGTGCCCCGGAACTGCTGGCCCGCGCCGGGGAACGGGCCGGACGGCTCGGCGTCCGGCTGCGCACGCAGCAGGCCGACTTCCCCACGGGGCTGGCCGGTCTCGGGCCGGCGGACCTGGTGTGGTCCGGGCAGGCGCTCCACCACGTAGGCGACCAGCAGGGCGTGGTGAAGCAGCTGGCCGGGCTGCTCGAACCCGGCGGAGTGCTGGCCGTCGTCGAGGGCGGCCTGCCGGCCCGCTGGCTTCCGCGGGACCTCGGTTTCGGACGCCCCGGACTGCAGGAACGGCTCGACGCGGCGCAGGCGGACCGCTTCAGCCGGATGCGGGCCGAGCTGCCCGGCTCGGTGGCGGTGGTCGAGGACTGGCCCGGCATGCTGCGCGCCGCGGGGCTCACCGACGCCCGGAGCAGGACCTTCCTAGTGGACCACCCCGCGCCCCTGGCCGACGGGCCCCGGCAGTTCGCGCGGCACTCCCTGGAACGGTCCCGCCAGACGCTCGCCGAAATCCTGAACGCCGAGGACCGGTCCACCCTGGACCGGCTCCTCGACCCGGCCGACCCGGCAGGCATCGACCGCCGTACCGACCTGTTCCTGCTGACCGCGAAGACCGTGCACTTCGGGACGGCCGCCTGA
- a CDS encoding maleylpyruvate isomerase family mycothiol-dependent enzyme: MNAQSPDVSASSWLGVPIDARSLFAPEQAALMVTLRGLTPADWGREAVPGWSVRDLAAHLLGDFYGRLARDRDGHRDGPSFAPGETLEAFIHRINQEWVDACRRVSPTALTDTLDLVGGQVARFFQTTDPNTPSLGVSWAGIDPAPMWLDAARDLTEFWTHRQQIRHATGQDTDPDPRLLSVVLDTFMRALPHTLREVTAPAGTQIEVRIDGPAGGNWTATATGTQWSLAEPGDGRPAAAVVLDSETAWRLCTRGIQPDTALAHARIDGDRQLAEAACQIVSVIY; the protein is encoded by the coding sequence ATGAACGCCCAGTCCCCTGACGTGTCGGCCTCTTCCTGGCTTGGTGTCCCGATCGATGCCCGTTCCCTGTTCGCGCCGGAGCAGGCCGCGCTGATGGTGACCCTGCGCGGGCTGACGCCCGCCGACTGGGGCAGGGAGGCGGTCCCGGGCTGGAGCGTCCGGGACCTCGCCGCTCACCTTCTGGGCGACTTCTACGGACGTCTCGCCCGGGACCGGGACGGCCACCGGGACGGGCCCTCTTTCGCGCCGGGCGAGACGCTGGAGGCGTTCATCCACCGCATCAATCAGGAATGGGTCGATGCCTGCCGCCGGGTGAGCCCGACCGCGCTCACCGACACCCTCGACCTGGTCGGCGGGCAGGTCGCGCGGTTCTTCCAGACCACCGACCCCAACACGCCGTCGCTGGGGGTGTCCTGGGCTGGGATCGACCCCGCGCCGATGTGGCTGGACGCCGCCCGTGACCTTACCGAGTTCTGGACCCACCGCCAGCAGATCCGCCACGCCACCGGCCAGGACACCGACCCCGATCCACGGCTGCTGTCCGTCGTCCTGGACACCTTCATGCGGGCCCTGCCGCACACACTGCGCGAGGTCACCGCGCCGGCCGGCACCCAGATCGAGGTGAGGATCGACGGCCCGGCGGGCGGCAACTGGACAGCGACTGCCACCGGCACGCAGTGGTCGCTGGCCGAGCCGGGGGACGGACGCCCAGCTGCTGCCGTCGTCCTGGACAGTGAGACTGCCTGGCGCCTGTGCACCCGTGGCATTCAACCGGACACCGCCCTGGCCCACGCCCGGATCGACGGCGACCGGCAACTCGCCGAAGCAGCCTGCCAGATCGTCTCCGTCATCTACTGA
- a CDS encoding helix-turn-helix domain-containing protein: MLHAEIEIGSFLKVRRAALDPADLGLPDGVNRRRVRGLRREEVAQLAGISVDYYTRIEQGRAPAISDSVLDAIARALRLSDGEMTYLHNVAAPRRRPADGVAAPGPDGGPCAVPRQTVRPEVQRVLDAMEATVPAMVLGRGLDILAWNALGGRISFDLPALAPDRRNTALLVFLDPAARALHADWEAKAVEVVGNLRAESGRHPEDPRICDVVNELLARSRDFRRIWETQSVFECLRGTKTLLHPHVGELVLTFESFRLSSDPDQALVTYTAERGSETEGRLRELAALGAPVLTA; this comes from the coding sequence ATGCTCCACGCGGAAATCGAGATCGGCTCGTTCCTCAAGGTGCGCCGGGCGGCGCTCGACCCGGCGGACCTCGGCCTGCCCGACGGGGTCAACCGCCGCCGGGTGCGCGGTCTGCGGCGCGAGGAGGTCGCCCAGCTCGCCGGCATCAGCGTCGACTACTACACCCGGATCGAACAGGGCCGTGCGCCCGCCATCTCCGACTCCGTTCTGGACGCGATCGCACGGGCGCTGCGGCTGTCCGACGGCGAAATGACCTACCTGCACAATGTCGCGGCACCCCGGCGCCGCCCGGCGGACGGCGTCGCCGCCCCGGGCCCGGACGGCGGCCCGTGTGCCGTTCCCCGGCAAACCGTGCGCCCCGAGGTCCAGCGGGTGCTGGACGCGATGGAGGCCACCGTCCCGGCCATGGTCCTCGGCCGCGGCCTGGACATCCTGGCCTGGAACGCGCTCGGCGGCCGGATCTCCTTCGACCTTCCGGCGCTCGCCCCGGACCGGCGCAACACCGCGCTGCTGGTCTTCCTCGACCCGGCGGCGCGCGCCCTGCACGCGGACTGGGAGGCCAAGGCTGTGGAGGTGGTCGGCAATCTGCGCGCCGAGAGCGGGCGGCACCCCGAGGATCCGCGGATCTGCGACGTGGTCAATGAACTCCTCGCACGCAGCCGGGACTTCCGGCGGATCTGGGAGACCCAGTCGGTGTTCGAGTGCCTGCGCGGCACCAAGACCCTCCTGCATCCGCACGTCGGCGAGCTGGTCCTCACGTTCGAGAGCTTCCGGCTGAGCAGCGACCCGGACCAGGCGCTGGTGACGTACACGGCCGAGCGCGGGTCGGAGACGGAGGGCCGGCTGCGGGAGCTGGCGGCCCTCGGAGCCCCGGTGCTGACCGCGTAG
- a CDS encoding MFS transporter, whose protein sequence is MSASVAKPSGPAARLKRAALESVSGLPRQFWWLWTSTLINRLGAFVATFLALYLTVERGYSASYAGLVGALYGLGGVISSVGAGVLTDRLGRRPTMLTAQLSTAASVAVLGFMTDPVAIAAVAGVVGMATNASRPAVQAMMADIVAPEDRVRAFSLNYWAINLGFAVSSTAAGLIAQHGYLSLFLGESALVLACALVVFWKLPESRPAAGAPDGPDGGLGGSDDGGGAVTAPVSMLTVLRDGRFMTVVGLNLLLALLFQQAYVSMPVSMGRDGFSSADFGLVIAVNGVLVVLLQIPVTRFIEHRSPAMLLIGSALLAGYGFGLTALADSVALYALAVTVWTLGEIINSPTQMGLVVRLSPLHGRGRYQGMYSLSWSIASLTAPLLGGMVLDHYGADALWAGCAAVGTVAAMGYGLLLRSLPGQKAAVVRSPRPADTESSTATEGEAPVRLEARVEAEAATHVQGRGGAEVSAPR, encoded by the coding sequence ATGTCCGCATCCGTAGCGAAACCCTCCGGGCCGGCGGCCCGTCTCAAGCGAGCCGCCCTCGAAAGCGTCTCCGGTCTCCCCCGGCAGTTCTGGTGGCTGTGGACCAGCACCTTGATCAACCGGCTGGGCGCTTTCGTCGCCACCTTCCTCGCCCTCTACCTGACCGTCGAGCGCGGCTACTCGGCCTCGTACGCGGGCCTGGTCGGTGCGCTCTACGGCCTTGGCGGGGTGATCTCGTCCGTCGGCGCCGGGGTGCTGACCGACCGGCTCGGCCGGCGGCCCACGATGCTGACCGCGCAGCTGTCGACGGCGGCGTCCGTGGCAGTGCTCGGCTTCATGACGGATCCGGTCGCGATCGCGGCGGTGGCGGGCGTGGTCGGTATGGCAACCAACGCCTCCCGGCCCGCCGTACAGGCGATGATGGCGGACATCGTCGCCCCGGAAGACCGCGTCCGCGCCTTCTCCCTCAACTACTGGGCGATCAACCTCGGCTTCGCCGTCTCCTCCACCGCTGCCGGACTCATCGCCCAGCACGGCTACCTGTCGCTCTTCCTGGGCGAGTCCGCGCTGGTGCTGGCCTGCGCGCTGGTCGTCTTCTGGAAGCTCCCCGAATCACGGCCCGCCGCGGGGGCACCGGACGGCCCGGATGGCGGCCTGGGTGGCTCGGACGACGGCGGCGGCGCCGTCACAGCCCCCGTCTCCATGCTGACCGTCCTGCGCGACGGCCGCTTCATGACCGTCGTCGGCCTCAACCTGCTGCTCGCCCTGCTCTTCCAGCAGGCGTATGTCTCGATGCCCGTGTCGATGGGCCGGGACGGCTTCTCCAGCGCCGACTTCGGCCTGGTCATCGCGGTCAACGGCGTCCTCGTCGTGCTGTTGCAGATCCCCGTGACGCGCTTCATCGAACACCGCAGCCCGGCCATGCTCCTCATCGGCTCGGCCCTGCTCGCCGGTTACGGCTTCGGGCTGACCGCGCTGGCGGACTCGGTCGCCCTGTACGCGCTCGCGGTCACCGTCTGGACGCTCGGCGAGATCATCAACTCCCCGACCCAGATGGGCCTGGTGGTGCGCCTCTCGCCGCTGCACGGCCGCGGCCGCTACCAGGGCATGTACTCCCTGTCCTGGTCCATCGCCTCCCTGACCGCCCCTCTCCTCGGTGGCATGGTGCTCGACCACTACGGCGCCGATGCGCTGTGGGCCGGCTGCGCGGCCGTCGGCACGGTGGCGGCCATGGGCTACGGACTGCTGCTGCGGAGCCTGCCGGGGCAGAAGGCGGCGGTGGTCCGCTCGCCGCGGCCCGCGGATACGGAATCGTCCACGGCGACGGAGGGGGAAGCGCCCGTGCGCCTGGAAGCTCGCGTGGAAGCGGAAGCAGCCACACACGTGCAGGGCCGTGGGGGTGCGGAGGTGTCCGCACCCCGCTGA
- a CDS encoding lanthionine synthetase LanC family protein — protein sequence MTAPEVTVVAVDEVEGLAVEGLRWLTGAARETAGGGLAWAMRPSDDELDPMLYSGTAGIVPVLLEAWRHFGDDAYADTALRAARSLADSVDGIDDDSLYFGRTGMALVLRSVHDALGDTAAGVAADRALELVRSRFDGARWGELYELMGGNAGIGLGALVAGDAELAVLAVEPYLRTAEQTPAGAHWAHRTGVDARLHHISHGTLGIVLALARVGRATGRADLVELALAGAADVVARDEAGPEGFLVLHSTPQYRPDVIEPISYGWCHGPAGDAQVFRLLRDITADPLWSALADRCWYTVTHSGLPRRLRPGFWDNNGRCCGTAGVLALACDRLVERQDPYDFAHVLVADLAARAIRDSDGARWSNFEHRPVPGDLEPCTGWGAGNAGIVRELLRFVRLSRGGEPRYAFAWPDQPPAVRAQPGPSSPAGIGRMTS from the coding sequence ATGACGGCACCAGAAGTCACGGTTGTGGCGGTCGACGAGGTCGAGGGGCTCGCGGTGGAGGGCCTGCGGTGGCTTACCGGGGCGGCGCGGGAGACCGCCGGCGGAGGCCTCGCCTGGGCGATGCGGCCCTCGGACGACGAGCTCGACCCGATGCTCTACAGCGGTACGGCCGGGATCGTCCCCGTGCTCCTGGAGGCGTGGCGGCACTTCGGCGATGACGCCTACGCCGACACCGCCCTGCGCGCGGCCCGCAGCCTCGCGGACTCCGTCGACGGCATCGACGACGACTCCCTCTACTTCGGCCGCACCGGAATGGCCCTCGTCCTGCGGTCCGTTCATGACGCACTCGGCGACACGGCCGCCGGCGTCGCCGCGGACCGTGCACTGGAACTCGTGCGGTCACGCTTCGACGGAGCGCGCTGGGGCGAGCTGTACGAGCTGATGGGCGGCAACGCGGGGATCGGCCTGGGCGCGCTCGTGGCCGGCGACGCCGAACTGGCCGTGCTCGCCGTGGAGCCGTATCTGCGGACGGCTGAGCAGACCCCGGCAGGTGCCCACTGGGCCCACCGCACCGGCGTCGACGCCCGTCTGCACCACATCTCGCACGGCACGCTCGGCATCGTCCTGGCACTTGCCAGGGTCGGCCGGGCCACCGGCCGTGCGGACCTGGTCGAGCTGGCGCTGGCCGGTGCCGCGGACGTAGTGGCCCGTGACGAAGCGGGGCCCGAGGGCTTTCTGGTGCTGCACTCCACTCCGCAGTACCGCCCCGATGTGATCGAGCCCATCAGCTACGGCTGGTGCCACGGACCGGCCGGCGACGCCCAGGTCTTCCGGCTGCTGCGGGACATCACGGCCGACCCTCTCTGGTCCGCCCTGGCCGATCGCTGCTGGTACACGGTCACCCACTCCGGCCTGCCCCGGCGGCTGCGCCCCGGCTTCTGGGACAACAACGGCCGCTGCTGCGGCACCGCGGGCGTTCTGGCCCTGGCCTGCGACCGGCTCGTCGAACGGCAGGACCCGTACGACTTCGCCCACGTCCTCGTCGCGGACCTCGCCGCCCGCGCGATCCGGGACAGCGACGGCGCCCGCTGGTCCAACTTCGAGCACCGGCCCGTTCCGGGCGACCTCGAACCGTGCACCGGCTGGGGGGCGGGCAACGCGGGCATCGTGCGCGAACTCCTGCGCTTCGTACGGCTGAGCCGCGGGGGCGAGCCCCGCTACGCGTTCGCCTGGCCGGACCAGCCTCCGGCGGTACGCGCCCAGCCAGGGCCGAGTTCTCCGGCGGGTATCGGCAGGATGACGTCATGA
- a CDS encoding YbjN domain-containing protein produces the protein MGDERETSGAVGNGNTTAGGTVPAAQAVIERTLTDAELEWESPSDGTYVIKLPGTRKLSTTCSLIVGRHSLSINAFVVRHPDENHEAVHRWLLERNTRLYGVSYAIDKLGDIYLVGKLPLAAVTPDELDRILGTVLENADGSFNTLLEMGFATAIRKEYAWRVSRGESTRNLDAFTHLTRGSAAGS, from the coding sequence ATGGGTGACGAGCGAGAGACGAGTGGGGCAGTGGGCAACGGCAACACCACGGCCGGGGGGACGGTTCCGGCGGCGCAGGCCGTGATCGAGCGGACCCTGACCGACGCCGAGCTCGAATGGGAATCGCCCTCCGACGGCACCTACGTCATCAAGCTCCCCGGCACCCGCAAGCTCTCCACGACCTGCTCGCTCATCGTCGGCAGGCACTCCCTCTCCATCAACGCCTTCGTCGTCCGCCACCCCGACGAGAACCACGAGGCCGTGCACCGCTGGCTCCTCGAACGCAACACCCGCCTCTACGGCGTCAGTTACGCGATCGACAAGCTCGGCGACATCTACCTCGTCGGCAAGCTCCCGCTGGCCGCCGTCACCCCTGACGAGCTCGACCGCATCCTCGGCACGGTCCTGGAGAACGCCGACGGCAGCTTCAACACCCTGCTGGAAATGGGCTTCGCCACCGCCATCCGCAAGGAGTACGCCTGGCGGGTGTCGCGCGGCGAGTCCACCCGCAACCTGGACGCGTTCACGCATCTGACGCGGGGGAGCGCCGCGGGGTCGTAA
- a CDS encoding class I SAM-dependent methyltransferase, whose amino-acid sequence MARRPNVSPVPQVSPRSPVSPGSAAALIPAQSRSAPGQSRPVGNATRGTTNPNRLRRMDRWIAAEHGAVLRRAADPVAVDLGYGAAPWTAVELLGRLRTVRPDARVVGIEIDPARVEAARPYERAGLDFLHGGFEVPLPGQRKRAPVLIRAANVLRQYDEDEVAAVWQRLCARLAPGGLLVEGTCDEIGRRHVWVALGPEGPRTVTFAARLSTLHTPSDLAERLPKALIHRNVPGEPVHAFLRDFDRAWATAAPLGALGARQRWRAAVQALATDWPLTGDPRRRRQGEVTVRWEALAPRGSAAAPGPVGSAVRNLVRNAVR is encoded by the coding sequence ATGGCCCGCCGCCCCAACGTCTCCCCCGTCCCCCAGGTCTCCCCCCGCTCCCCCGTTTCCCCCGGCTCCGCCGCCGCCCTGATCCCCGCGCAGTCCCGGTCCGCACCCGGGCAGTCCCGGCCCGTCGGAAACGCCACCCGCGGGACCACCAACCCCAACCGGCTGCGCCGCATGGACCGCTGGATAGCCGCCGAGCACGGTGCCGTGCTGCGCCGCGCCGCGGACCCCGTGGCGGTCGATCTCGGCTACGGCGCCGCGCCCTGGACCGCGGTGGAGCTGCTGGGCCGGCTGCGGACGGTGCGCCCGGACGCCCGGGTCGTCGGCATAGAGATAGACCCGGCGCGGGTCGAGGCCGCCCGGCCGTACGAGCGGGCGGGGCTGGACTTCCTCCACGGCGGCTTCGAGGTACCGCTGCCGGGGCAGCGCAAGCGGGCGCCGGTCCTCATCCGGGCCGCGAATGTGCTGCGGCAGTACGACGAGGACGAAGTGGCCGCCGTGTGGCAACGGCTCTGCGCACGGCTGGCGCCCGGCGGGCTGCTGGTCGAGGGCACCTGCGACGAGATAGGGCGCCGGCACGTCTGGGTGGCGCTGGGCCCCGAGGGCCCGCGCACGGTCACCTTCGCCGCCCGCCTCAGCACCCTCCACACACCCTCTGACCTGGCAGAACGCCTCCCCAAGGCGCTGATTCACCGCAATGTGCCGGGCGAGCCGGTGCACGCCTTCCTCCGGGACTTCGACCGCGCCTGGGCCACCGCCGCCCCGCTCGGCGCACTCGGCGCCCGCCAGCGGTGGCGCGCCGCCGTACAGGCCCTGGCCACGGACTGGCCGCTGACGGGTGACCCGCGGCGCCGGCGGCAGGGGGAGGTCACGGTGCGGTGGGAGGCGCTTGCGCCCAGGGGGAGTGCGGCGGCCCCGGGCCCGGTGGGAAGCGCGGTGCGAAACCTGGTGCGTAACGCCGTCCGCTGA